One Heteronotia binoei isolate CCM8104 ecotype False Entrance Well chromosome 3, APGP_CSIRO_Hbin_v1, whole genome shotgun sequence genomic window, GGATCAGCTCACCCAGCAGCTTTAGAGACTGTCTCTTCGTCACGTAATTCTCAGAATGAAGCAGCTTTTCATAATCCTCGAAGAACATGTCATAATTTTGTTCTAATAATTCTGCTACCAGCACTTTGTGTCTTGTGAGCAGGTCCTTAAAAGTAGCAAAAGCATCAGAAGCTATGACATTCCCACGTATTGGAAAAAATCTCTGAACTGATCTGAGAAGAGGACGATTTTGGCCAAAGGCTCATGCCGAACGCATTCTCTCAACATAATTCCACAACGTAAGGCGATCTGAGGTGTTTCATACCCTTTGAGCAGCATGAACAGGATATGTGGATGGGCACTAACATATTCCACTGTGGGACTCCGAGTTCCAATCTGTCTTCTTAAGATGTTGTTGAATATTTGGGAGACATCCTTTTTGCCCTCAAAGTTGATCAGCTGCAAGTTGGCTATGAGGCAGACCAGCAGGCCGCTGTTGTACAACTCTTTttgttgttaaaacaatttttattggtaacatatggcagttatatctaatactaataaaatattaataatcacttaatgccttccccatacattacccttttccctccccctccccccagtcttaATTATAAACATTGGTAACATAAGGTAACAATTTCTATTTCTACATCCTTAATCATTTTTCACCACCATCCcctatattactttctaattaccctccccccattacttggctTCTGCTGATGATAATcattcaaaataataatatttaaaggtactctattctaatcaagaaccaatatttatactctatcttcttctaaaacttaatcttaatcattatcaaaaactactaacatttaaagatacacttaactactaaaaccaaaaattaatattcttctttcttctaagacttaatcattatcaaaaattgtccaatgtccttttactttccacttttttctgcatatcttctaaatcttttccactccatcttaaaaacctccaaatcatagtctcttaaagttcttgttaatttgtcgatttcactccatgtcataactttaactatccaatcccatttttctggtattttttcttgcttccacaactgcgcatacaatgtccttgcagatAAGAGCATATACcatattatagttctatcttcttttggaaacttttccatttgtaatcccaagagaaagATCTCTGGCACTTTCTTGAATTCGtaccccaagatcctagaaatttcttgttgaatcatctgccagtactgttttgctctttcacaagtccaccacatatggtaaaaaggaacttcatgttttttacatttccaacatctatctgacatcttattgttcatctttgccaattttttaagagtcatataccacctgtacatcatcttgtaacaattttcttttatactatgacatgttgaaattttcatagagtttttccataaatactcccaagtatccctctgtatttctctatttacattaactgcccatttaatcatttgagacttcactacttcatcttctgtagaccattttaacaataatttatatacttttgaggttaatttttcattatctccaagcaagaCATTCTCCATTTCAGTTCGTTCTTGTCTAATTCctacagttttgatatcattttccaccaaactttttatttgctgcatctggaaccaatcgtatttgttattcagctcttcagcagtttttaattctattttgccactttgtattttcaaTAGTTGATTGTACGAAAGCCGCTTTCCTTCATCTgtctcaactgttatttttatcacttctgctggtactatccataatggctttctttcatcaccatatctcTTATATTTCAcccaagtatttaacaaattgttccTTATGTAATGgtaagaaaaaagaccatccaactttttcttctcataatacatatacgcgtgccagccaaatttatttctataACTTTCCAACGTtataagttttttattcaacagcgtcatccaatcttttatccacactaagcaaactgcatcatgatacagtcttaagtctggtagttgaaaaccacctctttctttagcatccgttaatactttcattttgatccttggtttcttcccagcccatacaaattcagaaatcttcctttgccatttactaaattgtttactatccttcacaatcggaatagtttgaaacaagtgcattattctcggcaaaatattcatcttaattgcagctattcttccaagcaatgacaaattaagtttattccttTTATCATGtcctcatccattttacgccacaggttctcataattgtttttgaacagatcaatatttttcattgtaatttctacccccaaatattttactttaggggttacttcacatccagttaattTCTGCAGCTCCTTTTGTTTGTTCActggcatatttttacatagaagctttgatttctctttattaatataaagtcccgccagttctccatattcttgtattttatctagcaacaaaggtgttacttgcaaaggattttcatttataaacataatatcatctgcaaatgctctgtatttataagaaagtcCTTTAACTCCTTCTGTctttttatcatcttgtatttgcatcaaattttaagagtcattataaacagcaatggcgacagcggacacccttgtcttgtacctttgctaattgtcatttcatctgtaagatctgcatttacacaTAATCTCGCACgttgctcagtatatattgcttttatcattcttatgaagtCTTACCCtaatttattttctccattactgcaaacagaaagtcccagttcaaattatcaaaggctttctctgcatccacaaagaataatgcaacttctttctctggacatctctcataatattctacaacatttacaacagttctaatgttgtctctaatttgccttttagggagaaatcctgtttggtcttcttttataaagttgatcaatttttttttaagtctttctgctaaaattcttgtatatatcttataattattatttagtaatgaaattggtctataattctttacattcgtgacatatgaacatatgaagctgccttatactgaatcagacccttggtccatcaaagtcagtattgtcttctcagactggcagtggctctccagggtctcaagctgaggtttttcacacctatttgcctggacccttttttggagatgccaaggattgaacccgggaccttctgcttcccaagcagatgctctaccactgagccaccgtccctccccagagacagtgacatctctgtcttctttaggaatcaacgaaatcacagcttccttccatgtatttggtattttcccttccgttcttatcatattcatcaatttttgaagtctcAGTActaattctgttttaaaggctttaaatttttttgctgtatatccatctggtgcCGGTGCTttcccaattttcattgcattaatcgctgcctCTATTTCTATAggttcaattggatcattcaaaattttcttcatatattccGTTAAGGGTGCAATTTTGAccttttgcaaatatgcttccaaCTTTCCTTTATCTACAttcacacccttaaatagtttggcataatatttgaaaaattctctttattccttcttgatctactttctctcctccttccgctacaattttattaattattttactttctctctttttcttcagttcccAAGCTAaaaattttccaggtttattcgcaccttcaaaggatttctgttgtagttttttcaaattccattccaactcCTTGTTTAACAGAtttctcatttgtgcttgtaatattgcaatctctcttataattttctttttccctggtgttttcctcagttccccttcttttttctttatttcattttgaatgtccaacatctgcttttctttttgttttttatctttattatttagTTTAATCAGTatccctctcattacagctttgtacGTATCCCACACCGTCTGGAAAGCTATATCACCcttatcatttatttgaaagaaagctttagtttcattttccagAGATGTCACTGTCTCCTTATTTTGTAGTaagtcttcatttaatctccatctttttAGTTTTCTAGACAGTTTTGTAATCTACaatattgggttgtgatctgcaCCTACCTTCggcaagatctctattttctttgttataaggcttaagtctttagtgccccatatcatatcaattctggaaaaagtattatgtcttgcagaaaagaaggtatagtctcttacaactggattgaacttcctccatatatcttctaagttTTCTTGTTTTATCAGTTCAAAAaacgattttggcaattttccttctttattgttgttcttcttcccagatctatctaatgagttctggattgttccattaaagtcccccatcatcaaaatttgctcatagatcacttcatcaagatgttgtaaaatattttttttaaaaatatctttagccccatttggagcatatattcccaacaataaagttttttttagtgttcaatgtaatttccaccgctatatatcttccatctttgtctttaaataccaatttcggttctaattcttgtttaatataaaaaattacacctctcttcttctgctcagccaatgcacaaaattctagtcccaattgtttattccataaaaatttgtaatccttttgtctaatatgcacttcttgtaaacaaactatgttacaattttgttttttaagccaatgaaacattgcccttcttttttgtggtgaatttagtccgttcACATTCCAAGAaatcaatttataatccatcatggtgcaaattccttaTTCTCTCTACAAAATTTATGCAGTTCTTCTGTACTTGTAATTGTGAATCTTTTCCCTTGAAATTCAAAGCttaagccttcaggtattatccatctatatctcattcccTTGTCAcgcagtttttctgttaattttttgCATTCTTTCCTTGCAGTCAGAACTTGTGTTGAGCTAACTGAGCCACAACCTCCATTTGGGGTTCCTTGTCAGCGGTCCTGCAAAGAATCTCCTTCATTGCTTGGAGCGATTTGGAAACTTCTTCTGATGCCTTGTCTGgttttttatcctgcttttccaaTATGGCCAAGTTTTCTTTCAGAGCTTTCACAATCTCAGCAGGGTTTAATGGCAATAAGTCCTGCAGGCCACAAATGTTATTTGTCAGGGAATTTCACCAGGTGGGAGCCAGGGCAAAAAAAGGTTtggctctagttgaggacagctggatgtctcttgAGCTGGGGACTACCAGAAAGTTCTGGATGTAAAGCTCTTCTAGGGGTATAGTAGGAAAGGTGGTTCTGAAGGTATATAGGTCTCAGGCTGctaagggctttaaaagttaacaccaggaccttgaatctgatctggtactccactggaagctgATCAGTTTTATCTGTTAAAAGCAGATGATCACCTAGAACTTTTAAATATTCAGAAAGGGTGGATAAAGCTAAACAGTTCTTCCTCATAGAAAAGTACATATCTTTGCATTTTTGAAACAGTCTTTGAAAGTTGTAAAGTGTCGTCAAATGTCAgcaaacttatggcaaccctgtagggtttttaagacAAGTCTAATAGAGGTggttttcccattgccttcctctgcacagtgaccctggaatttccatccaagtactaaccaaggcccaccctgcttagcttccaagatctgatgagtgtcctatgaggtcctatgagaagGCAGTCAAAACCACAAATAAAGCTTTCTTTGctgccaagattgcatctgcaacatCGCGCCCAGCATAATTATTTAGGATGATTCGGTCGCTTTCATAaggccacaaggcaggccaaattgtaGGAAattgtgaggcttttgtgaattttttcaCAGACAAGATCTTGTCACTCCGTCACGACCTTCCCGCTACAGTTGAagcagtatgtgaactcgaggctccatgcctgtcttccagACAGGCTTTGGATTGTTTTAAAAagctcagtttggaggaagttgacagaatactctttgctgtatgcccaacaacatgtgatctggacccgtgcccatcctggctgattaaagcatgccaGAGAGAACTCCGATATCatatacaggatatcataaatagatctctcttGGAAGGGCTTTTTCTAACGTCTCATAAAGaagcagtggtccaccctctcctaaaaaagtccaccctagacctggccgaattggcacactaccgaccagtcttgaatttaccctttttggggaaaattattgagagggcagtagtgctacagttactgagttttctggaggacacttccatcctagactcccatcagtccagcttctgcccaggccatgggacgaagacagttctggtcgccctagtggatgaccttcagcggcatccggatcgaggcggctcagcggtagtgatgctgttagacctattggctgtgttcgatatggtcgaccatcagctgctagccttgctgatgcagggattcagggactagccttacagtggctttcctctttggtcggggacaaagggtgtcagTTGGGAGGGAGTTGTCCTGGAGATACCTgctggtgtgccccagggggcagttctatccccaatgttgtttaaaatCTACATGTAACCCcatgcccagattgtccggaggtatgggctgggttgccatcagtacgctgatgacatccatctctatctactgatggatggccaacctgacgatgtcccagaaagcctggatcaGGCGCTGAAAACCgtggctggttggcttaagctgagcaAACTGAAGCTAAGctcgacgaagacagaggtcctttgcctgagttgcggcggcctgggcagggaaatccccctaccaacttttgatgggacgccactgacaatggcgcccaaggtcagaaacttgggggtgctattggaggttTCCctgacgatggaggcccagatagcagcaactgtgaAATCCACCTTCTTTCATCATAGGCGGGCAAAACAGTTGGTTTCTTTCCTTGGTcatggtgacctggcaactgtgattcatgcaacggtgacctcgagattggactactgtactGCCCtgtacttggggctgcctttgtcgcaAACCCAGAAACTTCAGATAGTGGAGGGCACggctgctaggctgctgttggggcggCCCAAGTGGGAGCATGTACAGCcagctaccaatagtgtaccggatttgttacaaggtgctggttattacctttaaagccctatatggccgaggacccgttAACCTGAGTaaccgtctgtccccacacattccccagagagtactaagatctggatctcaacatcttCTAGTGATCCTCGGGCTGAAAGAGGTgagactgtcgaccaccagggatcgggcttttttagtggcagccccctcctggtggaatcaattgccggaagaggttagggccttgcaggacctcagttccgcaaggcctgtaagaccactcttttcCGGCAATCCTTCAGTCgactgtaggagaattctggaacaactgtcatcctgagaatatgagtaacatctgatttgttagcagcacctgtagattgttttaacttgtactgtttaatggttttattgattttatgattgcaatcatagtatactatgatttgatgtaagccgccctgagcctgcctcggcggggagggcggggtataaatcgaattaaacataaacatcagAGGCCCTTGAGAAATTAAGTTGGTGCCACTTTGTTCCCCTTAGGAGTTGCTTTGTTTTATAGAGAATGAGTCAACGAGCTTGTGTATCTTTTACTGCACAAACCAAATGCACTTTGGTACTGGATTAGGTTATTCAGTAAAAAAGAAACCTGTCCCCGGTTTAAATTCATGGCATGCCCAATTCTCCTAGatctttttaaaagcatccttctgtgtgctttctttccactttctaTTCCTTTTCTAGAGTTAGTCTGCCCTGTTTCCCTATGCATTCTGGCACTGGTTATTTTGTTCACTTAAGacaatttcttttctctttctccttctatCTCTAAGCCAACAATTTGTATTCAAAAgattccccctcccatctcttcATAGCAGCTTTTTTTTCTACATGCAGAACTAGAAAAACAATACCAcagcagtggaggagtggagtcAAAGAGGAAGGCAAACCCATGCCTTTCCAGTTGTTGCTATCTTTGAACATTTAATTTCTCATTAGAATTGTTTACTTATCAGCTAGAAACATACCTATGTTAGAAGAAGTTTAAGGCTGTGTTGCCCAAGGTGCATTCTAATATAGAAGAAGAACTGCTGAGTACTTTGCATGAGCCTCTTCTAACCTTATCGGACTGTAAATTATAAGTCTGCTCCATGAAACAGAATAAAGATATTTCTGAACCATGCTTATTAAAGGATACAGATTTTTCACTTTGAAGTGAAGTCTGTCCTATGCTTCAGTAGTTGATTACACCCTTCTTTTTCTAAAGAAAGCTGGGTAACTTAAAGTTAAAAAGCAAAATATTCATATCAGAAAATGTTCCTTAATGGATCATGACAGCTATATACGGTAATTGGAAATTGTTCTGTGTATGGATACATCAATGGCAACGGGTCAAAATTCCTTCATAAATAATACAAGAAACCCATGCAAAAATCTCATTCTtctatggaagcttgttgggtgatgtTAGaccatgcacacacactcaccctaacctacctcacatggttgttgtgaagataaaatggaagagaggagagcaATGGAAGCTGCTTTAGATCCCCATTGCAGGGGAGAGTGGGgtgtaaatgaagaaaataaataccAGCTATAAGGAAACAAGAGGGGGAAAAGTCTCTTCAGTGTTTTTCACACAAGGACAGGCATTTTCATGTTACTGCTGTAGCTGCCAATACAGTGCAACAGTAATGAATGGGGCTTCCAAATGGTAGGATTTCCCCACATTTTCCCTACCCCATTCTCTATGTAGTGGtcattccccttcccccttttcagttttttttaatcagccttgaaataaaaagatattagtTTTCTGCCAGATCTTCTCCCCACCCTACTTTGCAATTCTTTGTAGCAAATTAAGAAACTGTCAGCCTTGTACAGTGTACATCATCTTGCTCTTAacttcatttagggttgccaagtccaattcaagaaaaatctggggactttgggggcggagccaggagactttgggggtggagccaggagacattggggtggagccaggaacaagggtatgataagcataattgaactccaagggagttctggccatcacatttaaagggacagcacacctttttaaatgcctttcttccatagaaaataatgaaggataggggcaccatcttttggggctcatagaattggaccctctg contains:
- the LOC132568862 gene encoding LOW QUALITY PROTEIN: calcium-binding protein 39-like (The sequence of the model RefSeq protein was modified relative to this genomic sequence to represent the inferred CDS: inserted 1 base in 1 codon) — protein: MPDLLPLNPAEIVKALKENLAILEKQDKKPDKASEEVSKSLQAMKEILCRTADKEPQMEVVAQLAQELYNSGLLVCLIANLQLINFEGKKDVSQIFNNILRRQIGTRSPTVEYVSAHPHILFMLLKGYETPQIALRCGIMLRECVRHEPLAKIVLFSDQFRDFFQYVGMXIASDAFATFKDLLTRHKVLVAELLEQNYDMFFEDYEKLLHSENYVTKRQSLKLLGELILDRHNFAIMTKYISRPENLKLMMNLLRGKSPNIQFEAFHVFKVFVASPNKSPAIVDILLKNQPKLIEFLSNFQPERADDEQFTDEKNYLIKQIRDLKKPAP